The following coding sequences lie in one Arabidopsis thaliana chromosome 3, partial sequence genomic window:
- a CDS encoding HXXXD-type acyl-transferase family protein (HXXXD-type acyl-transferase family protein; FUNCTIONS IN: transferase activity, transferring acyl groups other than amino-acyl groups, transferase activity; INVOLVED IN: biological_process unknown; LOCATED IN: chloroplast thylakoid membrane; EXPRESSED IN: 25 plant structures; EXPRESSED DURING: 15 growth stages; CONTAINS InterPro DOMAIN/s: Transferase (InterPro:IPR003480); BEST Arabidopsis thaliana protein match is: HXXXD-type acyl-transferase family protein (TAIR:AT4G13840.1); Has 1547 Blast hits to 1547 proteins in 88 species: Archae - 0; Bacteria - 2; Metazoa - 0; Fungi - 7; Plants - 1538; Viruses - 0; Other Eukaryotes - 0 (source: NCBI BLink).): protein MGLVQEEGSGPVHGFRLSTVSASLPSETGTTHEPTGLDLAMKLHYLKAVYIYSAGTARDLTVMDVKAPLFSVFYQIPCIIGRFRRHESGRPYLKCNDCGTRFVESHCDLTVEEWLRVPDRSVDESLVYHQPVGPDLAFSPLLYIQMTRFSCGGLALGLSWAHIMGDPFSLSHFFNLWAQAFAGGKIYCPKTSVTERDFQNPTSTFKKPDSVKQVDLVGDLWVAPNNSKMTTFSFNLTVNDLKTHFPVNGDGEFEILTGIIWKCVATVRGESAPVTITVIRSDPKKLKPRAVRNGQMISSIHVDFSVAEASLEEIVKSIGEAKDERVVIDEIVDDVSDFIVYGANLTFVDMSEVDFYEAKVMGKSPESVYCNVQGIGDDGAVVVLPGVVEEERVVTVTLPVDEIEKVKWEMKKCGLITPLV from the exons ATGGGTCTAGTTCAAGAAGAGGGAAGCGGTCCTGTTCATGGCTTTCGGTTATCAACCGTGAGTGCGTCCCTGCCGTCAGAGACAGGTACGACCCACGAGCCCACCGGTTTAGACCTCGCCATGAAGCTCCACTACCTAAAGGCGGTTTACATTTACTCGGCCGGGACAGCACGTGACTTGACTGTGATGGACGTGAAGGCGCCTTTGTTTTCAGTGTTCTACCAGATCCCTTGCATCATTGGCAGGTTCAGGCGACATGAATCGGGACGTCCGTACCTAAAGTGCAACGACTGTGGCACACGTTTCGTGGAGAGTCATTGTGATCTCACTGTGGAGGAGTGGCTCCGTGTACCGGACCGGTCCGTTGATGAGTCTTTGGTTTACCATCAACCAGTTGGACCAGATTTGGCATTCTCTCCTTTGCTCTATATTCAG ATGACCCGGTTTAGCTGCGGTGGATTAGCTTTGGGCTTAAGCTGGGCTCATATCATGGGAGAtccattctctctttctcatttcttcAACTTATGGGCTCAAGCCTTTGCTGGTGGGAAGATCTACTGCCCCAAAACCTCTGTCACAGAGAGAGACTTTCAAAACCCGACCTCAACATTCAAAAAACCGGATTCAGTCAAACAGGTTGACCTGGTTGGAGATCTCTGGGTCGCTCCGAATAACAGCAAAATGACAACATTCTCCTTCAATTTAACGGTTAACGatttaaaaacacattttcCGGTGAACGGAGACGGCGAATTCGAGATTCTCACTGGAATCATATGGAAATGTGTTGCGACGGTGAGGGGAGAATCAGCTCCGGTGACGATTACGGTTATCAGATCGGATCCGAAGAAGTTGAAGCCTAGAGCGGTGAGAAATGGTCAGATGATAAGTTCCATTCACGTCGATTTCTCGGTGGCGGAGGCGAGTTTGGAGGAGATTGTGAAATCGATCGGTGAAGCGAAAGATGAGAGGGTTGTGATCGATGagattgttgatgatgtttcggattttattgtttacggAGCGAATTTAACGTTTGTGGATATGAGTGAAGTTGATTTTTATGAGGCGAAAGTTATGGGGAAATCGCCGGAATCGGTTTATTGTAATGTTCAGGGGATTGGGGACGACGGAGCAGTGGTGGTTTTACCGGGGGttgtggaggaggagaggGTTGTGACGGTGACATTACCGGTGGATGAGATTGAGAAGGTGAAATGGGAAATGAAGAAATGTGGTTTGATCACGCCGTTAGTTTAA
- a CDS encoding GTP-binding protein-like protein (GTP-binding protein-related; FUNCTIONS IN: molecular_function unknown; INVOLVED IN: biological_process unknown; LOCATED IN: endomembrane system; BEST Arabidopsis thaliana protein match is: Nucleolar GTP-binding protein (TAIR:AT1G10300.1); Has 385 Blast hits to 385 proteins in 205 species: Archae - 2; Bacteria - 0; Metazoa - 127; Fungi - 131; Plants - 51; Viruses - 0; Other Eukaryotes - 74 (source: NCBI BLink).), producing the protein MEKNIFKKISAVVPTELDFDRAIRFEYQIPNCTLIPDRVCHDDISDIRQKYAVKVMSAGTTLSNKLNDVLHEFPCVRHLDPVYASLLHQRYNMYHYDRAVRQVSVTQTLVNVMSFNYVDLLRKDDDCDSRDKCRSLGVTALARMLTFAKSCIPALNLLDQVREFMASVEDDAAATSLVNKYSDVLPPEKYPFPDIVWEDETADFVDPETLLLVEELDRRYELWLKGGSHI; encoded by the coding sequence ATGGAGAAGAACATATTCAAGAAGATAAGTGCTGTGGTTCCGACTGAATTGGATTTTGATAGAGCCATCCGTTTTGAGTATCAGATACCAAACTGTACCCTGATACCAGACCGTGTTTGTCATGATGATATCTCCGATATCCGTCAAAAGTATGCCGTCAAGGTCATGTCTGCAGGGACAACACTTTCAAACAAGCTCAATGATGTTTTACACGAGTTTCCTTGCGTCCGTCATCTTGATCCGGTGTACGCCAGTCTTCTCCATCAGCGCTACAATATGTATCATTACGATCGAGCTGTACGTCAAGTCTCCGTGACACAAACGCTAGTCAATGTAATGTCCTTTAACTATGTGGATCTTCTGAGAAAGGACGATGATTGCGACTCAAGGGACAAGTGCAGGTCCCTGGGAGTGACTGCTCTTGCGCGTATGCTTACTTTTGCAAAGAGCTGCATTCCTGCTTTGAACCTTCTCGATCAGGTCAGGGAGTTCATGGCGAGTGTGGAAGATGATGCTGCTGCTACTAGTTTGGTGAACAAGTATTCGGACGTCTTGCCTCCGGAAAAGTACCCATTCCCTGATATTGTTTGGGAAGACGAAACTGCCGACTTTGTTGATCCAGAGACTCTGCTTTTGGTTGAGGAATTGGATCGTCGATATGAACTCTGGCTCAAAGGTGGAAGCCATATATAA
- a CDS encoding GTP-binding protein-like protein encodes MDKNKFKMVRCGTMEKNIFKKISAVVPTELDFDRAIRFEYQIPNCTLIPDRVCHDDISDIRQKYAVKVMSAGTTLSNKLNDVLHEFPCVRHLDPVYASLLHQRYNMYHYDRAVRQVSVTQTLVNVMSFNYVDLLRKDDDCDSRDKCRSLGVTALARMLTFAKSCIPALNLLDQVREFMASVEDDAAATSLVNKYSDVLPPEKYPFPDIVWEDETADFVDPETLLLVEELDRRYELWLKGGSHI; translated from the coding sequence ATGGACAAGAATAAATTCAAGATGGTTCGTTGTGGAACAATGGAGAAGAACATATTCAAGAAGATAAGTGCTGTGGTTCCGACTGAATTGGATTTTGATAGAGCCATCCGTTTTGAGTATCAGATACCAAACTGTACCCTGATACCAGACCGTGTTTGTCATGATGATATCTCCGATATCCGTCAAAAGTATGCCGTCAAGGTCATGTCTGCAGGGACAACACTTTCAAACAAGCTCAATGATGTTTTACACGAGTTTCCTTGCGTCCGTCATCTTGATCCGGTGTACGCCAGTCTTCTCCATCAGCGCTACAATATGTATCATTACGATCGAGCTGTACGTCAAGTCTCCGTGACACAAACGCTAGTCAATGTAATGTCCTTTAACTATGTGGATCTTCTGAGAAAGGACGATGATTGCGACTCAAGGGACAAGTGCAGGTCCCTGGGAGTGACTGCTCTTGCGCGTATGCTTACTTTTGCAAAGAGCTGCATTCCTGCTTTGAACCTTCTCGATCAGGTCAGGGAGTTCATGGCGAGTGTGGAAGATGATGCTGCTGCTACTAGTTTGGTGAACAAGTATTCGGACGTCTTGCCTCCGGAAAAGTACCCATTCCCTGATATTGTTTGGGAAGACGAAACTGCCGACTTTGTTGATCCAGAGACTCTGCTTTTGGTTGAGGAATTGGATCGTCGATATGAACTCTGGCTCAAAGGTGGAAGCCATATATAA
- a CDS encoding magnesium transporter NIPA (DUF803) (Protein of unknown function (DUF803); CONTAINS InterPro DOMAIN/s: Protein of unknown function DUF803 (InterPro:IPR008521); BEST Arabidopsis thaliana protein match is: Protein of unknown function (DUF803) (TAIR:AT4G13800.1); Has 1388 Blast hits to 1369 proteins in 245 species: Archae - 2; Bacteria - 146; Metazoa - 422; Fungi - 370; Plants - 270; Viruses - 0; Other Eukaryotes - 178 (source: NCBI BLink).) — MDQMSPDNINGVILAVSSSIFIGSSFIIKKKGLKKAGASGVRAGEGGYGYLKEPWWWAGMITMIVGEVANFAAYAFAPAILVTPLGALSIIFSAVLAHFILKEKLHMFGILGCILCVVGSTTIVLHAPHEQKIESVKQIWQLAIEPGFLVYSAVIVIVVAILIFYYEPRYGKTHMIVYVGICSLMGSLTVMSVKAVAIAIKLTFSGTNQFKYFNTWIFILVVATCCILQINYLNKALDTFNTAVISPVYYVMFTTFTIIASMIMFKDWASQSGLKIATELCGFVTILSGTFLLHKTKDMGNSASGRGSISMPTRDTPVFTNSGSGRSSSSDKVAS; from the exons ATGGATCAAATGTCACCTGATAACATAAATGGAGTCATTTTAGCAGTGTCTTCAAGTATCTTTATTGGTTCTagcttcatcatcaagaaAAAAGGTCTCAAGAAAGCCGGTGCAAGCGGTGTCCGAGCAGGTGAAGGAGGGTATGGATACTTGAAGGAGCCATGGTGGTGGGCTGGAATGATAACAA TGATTGTTGGGGAAGTAGCTAATTTTGCAGCCTATGCATTTGCACCGGCTATTTTGGTAACACCTTTGGGAGCTTTAAGTATTATATTCAG CGCAGTGCTCGCgcattttattttgaaagagaaattgCATATGTTTGGGATACTTGGTTGCATTCTCTGTGTTGTTGGGTCTACAACTATAGTCTTACACGCACCACATGAACAGAAAATAGAATCAGTCAAGCAAATATGGCAGCTTGCTATTGAACCAG GTTTCCTTGTGTATTCTGCTGTGATTGTGATTGTGGTGGCTATACTGATCTTCTACTATGAACCGCGCTACGGGAAGACTCATATGATCGTATATGTCGGAATCTGCTCCTTAATGGGTTCTCTTACT GTTATGAGTGTCAAAGCTGTGGCGATTGCGATTAAACTGACATTTTCAGGGACGAATCAGTTTAAATACTTCAACACTTGGATTTTCATTTTAGTAGTTGCAACTTGTTGCATTTTGCAGATCAACTACTTGAACaag GCATTGGATACATTCAACACAGCGGTTATTTCTCCGGTTTACTACGTTATGTTCACAACATTCACAATCATAGCTAGTATGATCATGTTCAag GATTGGGCTTCTCAGAGTGGATTAAAGATTGCAACAGAGTTGTGTGGTTTTGTGACGATTTTATCAGGAACTTTTCTGCTTCACAAGACCAAAGATATGGGAAACAGTGCAAGTGGTCGTGGTTCTATCTCAATGCCTACTAGAGACACTCCTGTCTTCACTAATTCAGGATCCGGTCGGAGCTCCAGCTCTGATAAAGTAGCTTCCTGA
- a CDS encoding magnesium transporter NIPA (DUF803), which yields MVFLKTKIHVLCSAVLAHFILKEKLHMFGILGCILCVVGSTTIVLHAPHEQKIESVKQIWQLAIEPGFLVYSAVIVIVVAILIFYYEPRYGKTHMIVYVGICSLMGSLTVMSVKAVAIAIKLTFSGTNQFKYFNTWIFILVVATCCILQINYLNKALDTFNTAVISPVYYVMFTTFTIIASMIMFKDWASQSGLKIATELCGFVTILSGTFLLHKTKDMGNSASGRGSISMPTRDTPVFTNSGSGRSSSSDKVAS from the exons ATggttttcttgaaaacaaagatCCATGTTTTATGCAGCGCAGTGCTCGCgcattttattttgaaagagaaattgCATATGTTTGGGATACTTGGTTGCATTCTCTGTGTTGTTGGGTCTACAACTATAGTCTTACACGCACCACATGAACAGAAAATAGAATCAGTCAAGCAAATATGGCAGCTTGCTATTGAACCAG GTTTCCTTGTGTATTCTGCTGTGATTGTGATTGTGGTGGCTATACTGATCTTCTACTATGAACCGCGCTACGGGAAGACTCATATGATCGTATATGTCGGAATCTGCTCCTTAATGGGTTCTCTTACT GTTATGAGTGTCAAAGCTGTGGCGATTGCGATTAAACTGACATTTTCAGGGACGAATCAGTTTAAATACTTCAACACTTGGATTTTCATTTTAGTAGTTGCAACTTGTTGCATTTTGCAGATCAACTACTTGAACaag GCATTGGATACATTCAACACAGCGGTTATTTCTCCGGTTTACTACGTTATGTTCACAACATTCACAATCATAGCTAGTATGATCATGTTCAag GATTGGGCTTCTCAGAGTGGATTAAAGATTGCAACAGAGTTGTGTGGTTTTGTGACGATTTTATCAGGAACTTTTCTGCTTCACAAGACCAAAGATATGGGAAACAGTGCAAGTGGTCGTGGTTCTATCTCAATGCCTACTAGAGACACTCCTGTCTTCACTAATTCAGGATCCGGTCGGAGCTCCAGCTCTGATAAAGTAGCTTCCTGA
- a CDS encoding F-box and associated interaction domains-containing protein (F-box and associated interaction domains-containing protein; FUNCTIONS IN: molecular_function unknown; INVOLVED IN: biological_process unknown; LOCATED IN: nucleus; EXPRESSED IN: 16 plant structures; EXPRESSED DURING: 10 growth stages; CONTAINS InterPro DOMAIN/s: F-box domain, cyclin-like (InterPro:IPR001810), F-box domain, Skp2-like (InterPro:IPR022364), F-box associated domain, type 3 (InterPro:IPR013187), F-box associated interaction domain (InterPro:IPR017451); BEST Arabidopsis thaliana protein match is: F-box family protein (TAIR:AT3G06240.1); Has 2315 Blast hits to 2300 proteins in 54 species: Archae - 0; Bacteria - 0; Metazoa - 0; Fungi - 0; Plants - 2313; Viruses - 0; Other Eukaryotes - 2 (source: NCBI BLink).) codes for MDETTREMFSPHNLPLEMMEEILLRLPVKSLTRFKCVCSSWRSLISETLFALKHALILETSKATTSTKSPYGVITTSRYHLKSCCIHSLYNASTVYVSEHDGELLGRDYYQVVGTCHGLVCFHVDYDKSLYLWNPTIKLQQRLSSSDLETSDDECVVTYGFGYDESEDDYKVVALLQQRHQVKIETKIYSTRQKLWRSNTSFPSGVVVADKSRSGIYINGTLNWAATSSSSSWTIISYDMSRDEFKELPGPVCCGRGCFTMTLGDLRGCLSMVCYCKGANADVWVMKEFGEVYSWSKLLSIPGLTDFVRPLWISDGLVVLLEFRSGLALYNCSNGRFHYPVSNSISGCRDAKVYLKTMVSPNDL; via the coding sequence ATGGATGAAACTACCAGAGAGATGTTCTCACCTCATAATCTTCCTCTTGAAATGATGGAAGAGATTCTCTTAAGACTACCCGTAAAGTCATTGACGCGATTCAAATGCGTTTGCAGCTCCTGGAGATCTTTGATCTCAGAGACTCTGTTTGCTCTGAAACACGCTTTGATCTTGGAGACATCGAAGGCAACTACTTCCACGAAGAGTCCTTACGGAGTCATAACAACGTCTCGGTACCATCTCAAGTCATGCTGCATCCATTCTCTCTACAACGCGTCAACGGTCTACGTCTCAGAACATGATGGTGAGCTTTTAGGAAGAGATTACTATCAAGTCGTGGGGACGTGCCATGGATTGGTTTGTTTCCACGTAGATTACGACAAAAGTCTCTACCTGTGGAATCCAACCATCAAGCTTCAACAAAGATTGTCTAGTTCGGATCTTGAAACGAGCGATGATGAGTGTGTTGTAACGTATGGGTTTGGTTATGATGAATCTGAAGATGACTATAAAGTGGTTGCGTTGTTGCAACAAAGACACCAAGTGAAGATAGAGACAAAGATCTACTCAACGAGACAAAAGCTATGGAGAAGCAACACAAGTTTCCCATCTGGAGTTGTTGTTGCTGACAAATCAAGATCCGGAATCTACATCAACGGGACACTAAACTGGGCAGCCACTTCCTCATCATCGTCATGGACGATCATATCGTATGATATGTCACGCGATGAGTTCAAGGAGCTTCCAGGGCCAGTTTGTTGTGGCAGAGGATGTTTTACAATGACGCTTGGAGATTTAAGAGGATGTCTTTCGATGGTGTGTTATTGCAAAGGAGCTAATGCAGATGTTTGGGTGATGAAGGAGTTTGGAGAAGTATATTCTTGGTCTAAACTCTTGAGCATTCCTGGTTTGACCGACTTTGTTCGACCGCTTTGGATCTCAGACGGTTTAGTGGTTTTATTGGAGTTTAGATCCGGTTTAGCTCTCTATAACTGTTCCAATGGAAGGTTTCATTACCCAGTTTCAAACAGCATAAGTGGTTGTCGTGACGCCAAAGTTTATCTCAAGACAATGGTTTCTCCAAATGATCTTTga